From the genome of Alicyclobacillus sp. SO9:
GTCAAAGGGTGTCGAAATAAACTCTAGTTGACGCTCTTCACAGTAGTCTTTCAAAACGCCAAATGTCTTCGCAGACAACTGCAACTTGTGCAGCATATCGTATTGAGACTCGTCAGACGGCGTCGCCAGCTCTTGGTACGCTGCCTTCTTTGTATCCCTTCTAACCAGATGTTGCGCATTGAATGTCTGAAACTTCACCGCATCAGCACCGGCATTCGCTGCTGCGTCAATGAGCTGTTTGGCCACATCCGCCAATCCGTTGTGATTCACCCCGATTTCAGCTACAACCAATGTTCGACCTTTTGGCACCTAACAGCCCCCCTCGTAAAATGTCTTTCGCACGTCTATTCCCTCTGCCAACCGTTCCTTGAGAATACGCACGATTTGAACACTGCTGCCTCCATTTCCATACGGGTTCGACACTCCGCTGCAATCCAGCTTCCACGCCTTCTGAATGGCTAAGAAAATTTCCTTAGCATACGGTTCACAGTGAATGACGGACTCCCCCCGCAACCTGCCTTTTTGCCTGTCTCCAATATCTACTGTCGGCTTATGCAAACTGGGGACTTCCGTTAAACCGCTGGACGAATTTCCGACCACTGCATCCACAAATCGTACAAGGTTAAAATAGTACAGTTGTCCCAGCGATGTGACGGCTACAGCATTGTCGTGAGCTGCGGTGAACTTGTCCATCAGTTGCATCAGAACTCTTCCGTTGGGGTCGGCGTTGGGTTTTGTAAAAATGATTCCGGTGTCTTTCTCCAGTTGCTCTAATGCGTGTAGAACCTCTTCTAGTTCCTCCTTTGAAGAACGGTTCCCCAAAGTCACAGGGTGATAAGTAACCAGCAGGTTTCGACTTCTCAGTGTGAATTGGAGACGTTCTTCCACTGCTGACTGCGAGAGCCTGGGTAAACCAAGAATTCTGTCAATTCCAGGATGGCCTGCGTTGTACACTGTATTCGGGTCCTCACCTAGGTGTACGACCCGTTTACGCGATGGTTCGTTGGTGACAAAGTGAAGTGCAGACATCTTTGTCATGCTGTGACGGAGTCCCTCGTCAAAGGCACCCACAGTCACATCACCTCCGGCAATATGTACAACAGGAACACGCATGATAAAAGCAGTTTGGACGGCAGCGAAAATTTCGTATCTGTCTCCCAGAACAACAACTGCGTCAGGCTGCAGACGCTGGTAGACATCTGCAAAACCGATGCAGCCCAGGCCGACAGATTTCGCTGTCCCAGCATGGGTATCACTGGACAGTAGGGTTTCTACTTTCTCGTCAATGACAAATCCATCTGCTTCAATGTCTCGATAAGTGGAGCCAAACTCCGGTGAAAGATGCATCCCCGTCACGACAACCTGCAGTCGTAATGAGGAGTCTGCTGCGATGAAACTCATCACCTGTTGCAGCAAACCGTACTCCGAACGGCTCCCCGTCACAACACACACGTTACTTGTCTTCATCAGCAACCCCCAACGCTGGACTGCTGGGAATGTTCATCACCTGCTTTGCCAAACGCTGCGAAACAGATAGATCCATCCGCGGACAGTCCTGATACGGCGCTTGCCTGTGCAGAGGCTTCCACAAGGGCCTGGTCATGATGCCTTCACTATGGGTCAGCGCCAACAAGTCCTCAAGATACGGTGCAACGGTCTCATCTAGTATCAAAGCATTTAGCCAGTAATTGCTCGTTGCAAACTCCGGTTCGGTTAAGAAGCGCACGTGTTCTGAAAGACGAAACGCCCCTTCATACGCCTTCGCCAAGTGTCGTTTTTTTTGAACAAAGTCTGGCAGCCGCTTCATCTGTGCGAGACCAAAAGCTGCATTTAGATTCGGCATGCGATAGTTGTAGCCAATATCGTCATGAACGAAGTCCCACGGATGAGGCTCTTTGGCCACCGTTGTCAGGTGCGCTGCCTTTGCCGCCAGTTCGTCGTCATCTGTCAGAATCGCGCCGCCGCCGCCGGTTGTGATGATTTTATTGCCGTTGAAGCTGAGGGCTCCCAGTCGGCCGAAGGTGCCTGTGTGGCGATTTTTGTAACGCGATCCCAGTGATTCAGCCGCATCTTCCACCAACTCCAGACCATATTTCTGACAGACACCCATCAGCAAGTCCAGTTCGACAGGATGACCCAGTGCATGCATGGCCACCACCGCCTTCACTATTCGCTTGGTTGACCGATTCCAACATTGACCCTTGCGCATTTGGCAGACAGCAGCAAGGTATGTGTCCAGGCGGGCAGGGTCGATGCCAAGTGTCTCAGGAGAACAATCCACCAAATGAGGGACGGCGTTGCAGTAGGACACTGCATTGGCGGTTGCTATGAACGTCAGAGCGGGAACCAGAACCTCATCCCCCGCTTGGACCCCTGCCAGTTTGAGGCACAAGTGCAATGCTGAGGTTCCGTTTACCGTCGGTATAGCGTGTCTCGCACCTGTAAACGATTCGAGTTCCCGGGCAAACTGGTTGACGAAATTACCCGCTGAAGAGACAAAACCGCTATCCAGACACGCCTTGACATAGTCCCTCTCCAAATCTGAGATAGCAGGTTCATGCAGCGCTGTCGGATTCAGTTCCGCCGGAAGCACAGACTTCAACCTCAGCACAACATCTTTGAGAAACGTTTGCTTGTTCATATGGTATATACCTGCGGTGTAAAGCGTTTCAAATTCTCTGCGGTGCAAAACCAGGCAATGGTCTGTGTCAACCCTTGCCGCAAACCCTCTTCCCCGGAAAGCTGCGGCTTCCATCCCAGCAAACGCTGTGCTTTCTGGTTGTCTGCCAACAGCCGCTCTACTTCACTGTCTTTGGGCCGAATTCGCTGTGCATCCGTTTGTATCTCGACAGCGGCGCCCATAATATCGGCAATGAGCTGCGCTGTCTCACCAATAGAGACGTCAAAGCCGCTGCCAATATTGACAACTTCTCCGACAGACTGTTCAGAGGCTGCCATTGCAGTGAACCCGAGCACCGTATCCCGCACATAATTAAAATCTCTTCGAGGATGAAGTGAACCAAGGCGCAGGGTCTTCGCACCTTGGGCAATCTGCGTAATGACCGTCGGAATCACTGCACGCAAGGACTGTCTGGGACCATATGTATTGAAGGGGCGAATCACTGCAACGGGAGTTTGAAATGAGTAGTAGAAAGACAGCGCCAGTTCATCCGCACTCATCTTTGTAGCAGAATACGGCGACTGCGGTTGCAACGGATGGTCTTCCGTAATCGGGACGAATCGGGCGGTCCCATAGACTTCGCTTGTAGAGGTATGAATCATTTTCTCCAATTCGAGTTCGCGTACGGCCTGAAGGACATTCAGTGTTCCGCGAATGTTTGTGTCGACGTATGACTCCGGAGCAACGTAGGAGTATGGAATGCCAATCAGTGCTGCCAAGTGAAAAACCACGTCCCGTTGACTCAGTGCGCTCTTGACAGCACTCGCGTCGCGGATATCTCCAAGAACAACGTCTACTTCATTTCGTACGCTCTCATCCAGGCTGTCCAGCCAGCCCGCAGAACCAAACGAGTTGTACCACGCAAAAGCTTTGACGTCGCACCCTGTCTGAACCAGTTCTTCAACCAAATGTGAGCCAATAAACCCGTCAGCGCCAGTGACAAGAACACGCTTTCCCTTCAGATGCATAGACCAAGCCCCCAACAGCAGCAACTGTGCTCACTTGCACTGATTCATACTATTCAGTGCCCAACACATACATTACAGTTGCACGAGTCTCTTGCTGTGTTCAGCTTCTATGCTTGTTGACTCCTGCGAAAGTAGGCTTGGCTTTTGTATCCTCGCTGTTCCCAAAAACCTTTGATGGGCTTGTCACTAAATTCGATGCGTGATACCCATTTAATCGACTTGTACCCGTACATATTCGGTACGACAAGCCGCAAAGGGTAGCCTGCTTCTCTTTTTAACGGCTGACCGTTGAGACTCCATGCCAGTAGTACCCCTTGGTGAAGTGCTTCAGTCAAATGCAGAGACTCAGTATAAACCCCGTCAAAGGAATAAAAGTGAACATACTTGGCGGCAGACTGGGGCTTCACCCTGGCGACCAACTGAGAAATCCGGACTCCCTCCCAAGTAATGTTGTTGACGCTCCATCCTGTGACGCAGTGAAAGTTCTCCGTCTCTGTGTGGTTCTTGAGAGACTGCAGGTCACTCCAACGAAGTGTGAGCGGATGTTCCACAAGCCCGCCCACTTTCAACTGATAGTCCTGAAGTTGCATGGAAGGATAGGTTCCGGTAACGGTAAAGTACTCCGGAAACTGAGTGCCAGAGCCTCCAGTGGTGGTTTCACCGCCGCTGCGCAGAGAAGTAAACAAGGCTGGCAGGGTTGCGAACGGATCAATCAGGGTTAATGCTGCTCCGCCAACCAGACCAGTGCCGAGCCACCTGAGAAACAACCGGCGCTCAGGATAGACTTTACCTGCATAGCCGAGTTTGTTCGGGCGAAAACCAAAAGTCTTATAGGCGACGTGAATCAGCACCCAGATTCCTAGTCCATAGGAAAAGTAGCCGTGCCATTGAAATGCCGGACTCCTCCAAGCAGTCGGAAATACAGTCACTCCCCACAACAAAATTCCTGTGAAAACAATGGCAATACCCGCAGCAATCGGAATCAGCCAATCCAGCCGCCAGATGGTTTTCCCAGATGGGAGCAGACGAAACAGAGGCAACAGCAAGGTGATACCGAACACAAGTCCAAGCAGTATATGCACCTGATAAATCATCGACAGATACGGAATTAAAACCGTGTGAAAAGCCGGCAAATAGAGCGCAAGACCGGTTATCATCAGCAGTATGAATGAACCAATTGTGTAGTAGTGAAGGCCCACAAGGAAACCAGGCCATTTTCCATGCTTTAACCAGCGTATCTTCATGAAATGACCTCCCTCCCGCCTTGTGTTTGAAATTTTCTCATATTTTTATTATAACAGCAGCTCAAGTTCCTTGACACACGGAAGGGCGGTGTGAACAAATTGTTAGTTATACGTTGGGGCAGGAGGTTGGCTCTCTCACAAAACTGAGAACCAACCTACAAACCGGTTGTCGTATTTCTAGTCATGAGGCTTTCGCGGCGGCAATGGGCCCAGGTACTGATAGAAGTTCGTCTGGATGCGTCCGTTATACAATTTTCGCTTTTTGTCCGCCTTGTCTCCGTACACTCGCTCAAAGTCAGGATAGGACGTAATAACAAACTTCGACCATGTGTCCAACCGCGCGAAGGATTTACCCATGGTCTGATACAATTTTCGAACTTCCCTTTCCTCCCACAGCCGTTCTCCATACGGAGGATTCGTAATGATACAACCATACGGGTCATCAGGTTGGAATTTTGCTACATCCTGATGCACAATCTGGACTTGCGGACCCACTCCCGCCTGTCGCGCATGGTATTCTGCCAGACTGAGCACCTCTTTGTCGATGTCGCCTGCGAGAATTTCCAACGAAGCACTGCGTTGACGGGTATCCTCCACTTCCTGCCGCGCTTCATTCCAAGAACCTTTGTCCATCCAGATGAAATGCTCTGATGCAAAAGTCCGGCGGTGTCCAGGGGCCAGATTCGAACCAATCATTGCCGCTTCAATGGCGATAGTGCCTGATCCGCAAAGGGGATCGGCAAAGGGGCGATGAGGTCCCCATCGACTCAACAAAACCAGGGCAGCAGCCAAGGTTTCGCGGATAGGCGCACTGGCAGTCAGTTTCCTGTACCCGCGTTTGTGCAGTCCTTCGCCGCTGGTATCGAGCGTGATAACAGCCTCATCCTTGAGCAAAGACACTTCAATCGTATAGCGCGGTCCTGTTTCAGGGAACTTTTCCATTCTGTATCGCTCTTTGAGACTTTCCACAACAGCCTTTTTTACAATGCTTTGACAAGCCGGCACACTGGATAGCTGCGACTTCAATGAACGGCCGTTCACGGGGAAGTTGGCATCCTTTGACAAGAGTTCTGGCCACGGAAGCGCCTTAGTCTGCTCGAACAGCTCTTCAAAGGTACGTGCGGTAAACTGTCCCACTTTAATAAACACTCGGTTGACCGTCCGCAGCCACAAGTTAGCCCTGGCAATCGTCAATTCATCCCCTACGAATTCAACATACCCGTTATAAGCCTGAATTTCACTGACACCCAGACTCTGAAGTTCGCGTTTTGCAACTGCTTCCAAACCAAAGGCGGTACTCGCAATAAGTCGAAACTGGGTCAAATTCGTATCCTCCTGGAATCACGTGTCGTGCATGTTTTAAAGAAGTGCATGTTTTGCAGACTTTCTAGGCCTTATCATACACAAAACCAGCACAGCATTCATAACCGTTTCACCATTACAACCCTGCGTGAGCCTGGAGACCACAAAGAGGTGCACAATTCTGACTGCGGTCATCACTTATCCGTTTCAATCTGAACTGTA
Proteins encoded in this window:
- a CDS encoding NAD-dependent 4,6-dehydratase LegB, which translates into the protein MHLKGKRVLVTGADGFIGSHLVEELVQTGCDVKAFAWYNSFGSAGWLDSLDESVRNEVDVVLGDIRDASAVKSALSQRDVVFHLAALIGIPYSYVAPESYVDTNIRGTLNVLQAVRELELEKMIHTSTSEVYGTARFVPITEDHPLQPQSPYSATKMSADELALSFYYSFQTPVAVIRPFNTYGPRQSLRAVIPTVITQIAQGAKTLRLGSLHPRRDFNYVRDTVLGFTAMAASEQSVGEVVNIGSGFDVSIGETAQLIADIMGAAVEIQTDAQRIRPKDSEVERLLADNQKAQRLLGWKPQLSGEEGLRQGLTQTIAWFCTAENLKRFTPQVYTI
- a CDS encoding molybdopterin-dependent oxidoreductase, which encodes MKIRWLKHGKWPGFLVGLHYYTIGSFILLMITGLALYLPAFHTVLIPYLSMIYQVHILLGLVFGITLLLPLFRLLPSGKTIWRLDWLIPIAAGIAIVFTGILLWGVTVFPTAWRSPAFQWHGYFSYGLGIWVLIHVAYKTFGFRPNKLGYAGKVYPERRLFLRWLGTGLVGGAALTLIDPFATLPALFTSLRSGGETTTGGSGTQFPEYFTVTGTYPSMQLQDYQLKVGGLVEHPLTLRWSDLQSLKNHTETENFHCVTGWSVNNITWEGVRISQLVARVKPQSAAKYVHFYSFDGVYTESLHLTEALHQGVLLAWSLNGQPLKREAGYPLRLVVPNMYGYKSIKWVSRIEFSDKPIKGFWEQRGYKSQAYFRRSQQA
- a CDS encoding class I SAM-dependent RNA methyltransferase, yielding MTQFRLIASTAFGLEAVAKRELQSLGVSEIQAYNGYVEFVGDELTIARANLWLRTVNRVFIKVGQFTARTFEELFEQTKALPWPELLSKDANFPVNGRSLKSQLSSVPACQSIVKKAVVESLKERYRMEKFPETGPRYTIEVSLLKDEAVITLDTSGEGLHKRGYRKLTASAPIRETLAAALVLLSRWGPHRPFADPLCGSGTIAIEAAMIGSNLAPGHRRTFASEHFIWMDKGSWNEARQEVEDTRQRSASLEILAGDIDKEVLSLAEYHARQAGVGPQVQIVHQDVAKFQPDDPYGCIITNPPYGERLWEEREVRKLYQTMGKSFARLDTWSKFVITSYPDFERVYGDKADKKRKLYNGRIQTNFYQYLGPLPPRKPHD
- a CDS encoding LegC family aminotransferase, producing the protein MNKQTFLKDVVLRLKSVLPAELNPTALHEPAISDLERDYVKACLDSGFVSSAGNFVNQFARELESFTGARHAIPTVNGTSALHLCLKLAGVQAGDEVLVPALTFIATANAVSYCNAVPHLVDCSPETLGIDPARLDTYLAAVCQMRKGQCWNRSTKRIVKAVVAMHALGHPVELDLLMGVCQKYGLELVEDAAESLGSRYKNRHTGTFGRLGALSFNGNKIITTGGGGAILTDDDELAAKAAHLTTVAKEPHPWDFVHDDIGYNYRMPNLNAAFGLAQMKRLPDFVQKKRHLAKAYEGAFRLSEHVRFLTEPEFATSNYWLNALILDETVAPYLEDLLALTHSEGIMTRPLWKPLHRQAPYQDCPRMDLSVSQRLAKQVMNIPSSPALGVADEDK
- the neuC gene encoding UDP-N-acetylglucosamine 2-epimerase, coding for MKTSNVCVVTGSRSEYGLLQQVMSFIAADSSLRLQVVVTGMHLSPEFGSTYRDIEADGFVIDEKVETLLSSDTHAGTAKSVGLGCIGFADVYQRLQPDAVVVLGDRYEIFAAVQTAFIMRVPVVHIAGGDVTVGAFDEGLRHSMTKMSALHFVTNEPSRKRVVHLGEDPNTVYNAGHPGIDRILGLPRLSQSAVEERLQFTLRSRNLLVTYHPVTLGNRSSKEELEEVLHALEQLEKDTGIIFTKPNADPNGRVLMQLMDKFTAAHDNAVAVTSLGQLYYFNLVRFVDAVVGNSSSGLTEVPSLHKPTVDIGDRQKGRLRGESVIHCEPYAKEIFLAIQKAWKLDCSGVSNPYGNGGSSVQIVRILKERLAEGIDVRKTFYEGGC